The Candidatus Neomarinimicrobiota bacterium DNA segment TCTCCAGCCGGCTGAACTCTTTGTGGCTAATATGCGCCGTCATAATTCGGCTGCGAATCTACGAAATTTGGGTCAACAGTTATGTGAACCGACCATGGCCCCAACGAGCAGCTCGTGGCCACTATCGCCGAGGCCGAAATTAGGGTGTACCGCCGTTCGGCCCGAGCTTATATTGATACCGTGACCGGCGGGACTATCCTCCTGACAGGTGGCTGCGGCTTCCTGGGGCAGTATCTCATGCAGTACCTGCTGGACGCCTTTCCGGACGCTCAAATTCGCATCATCGACCTTGTGGCCAACCCATATGCCCGCATCGATTTCTCAGCTGAGTCTCGAGTGCGGACCCGCCTTGGTGTCGATATTTGCAATCTCGCTTCCATCCAGGATGCTTGCCTGGGGGTGGATGTGGTGGTAAACCTGGCAAGTCTGATATCCGTGTCAATCAGGGAAGATAGCCTTCTGGCGAAGGTCAATGTGCTGGCAACGCGAAATGTCCTTGCCGCAGCCCGGACCGGCGGAGCAGACTTGTTTATCCAGGTCAGCTCCGTGGCCGCGTTGGGCTACAACAACGACCCCCTGAACCCGGTGGACGAGGCCTTCGAGTTAGATTGGTCTATCGCGCGCAAAAAACTAATTCTACATTCTCTCCAAGTACCGAGTCGACGTTGAGGTGGCAGCCTCTCGCCGCAACGGCATGGCCGCAGTCATCGTCCACCCCGGGCTCATGTTTGGTCCTGGAGATTACCGCAAATCCGCGAAGATGATTCGGGCTGTTGCGGCTGGCAAGCTAGTGATCAGTCTTCCCGGAGGGACCAATGTGGTCGATGTGCGGGATGTCGGCCGACGTATCGTGGCTGTTCTTCAGCACGGCCTGCGAGATGAGAATTACCTGCTTTCAGGGTGGAACCTGACGTTCAACGATATTTTCCGCATTATCGCCGCAGAGGTAGGTGCCCGGCCGCCCCGGATAACCCTGCCGCGAGTCTGCGGCCTTTCGTATACTGGGGGGTCTGGCTGGCCGAGTCGCTCACCCGGCGCAGGCTGGACCTGTCGGCCTCCGATTCGGACTCCGCCTTCCGCTTCCGCTATTTCGATAACGACAAGGCCAAGCGGAGTCTGGGGTGGGAGCCGGCTTACACGATTCAACAAACCATCGCCGATGCTCTGGCCTGGATGAAGTCACGTGGCGTTGCTTAGGGGCAAGATTGTGGTCATTACCGGCGCCAGCAGCGGCATGGGTGCCGAGGCCGCCAAAGCGTTCGGTCTAAAGGGAGCCCGGGTCGTGCTGGCTGCCCGGCGCCTGGAGCGGCTTCAGACCGTCTGCGAGGAGATCGAGTCAGCAGGTGGCCAGTGTCTTGCCGTCCCAACCGATGTGAGCCGCGAGGGGGACGTAACACAGCTGTTCGCAACAGTTGAGCAGCACTTTGGACCGGCGAATATCTTGGTGAACAGTGCCGGACGCGGTTTGCAAGCGCGCCTGCTGGATACAGACTACGATCAGTGGCAGTCGGTGATCAACACAAACCTTACGAGCGTGTACCTGTGCACCAGAGCAGCCGTGAAACAGATGGTGGCCAACGGCGTTCGGGGCCACATCGTCACCGTGGCATCCATCGCGGCCCTCTATTCGGCGCCCGGCTACGTCGCCTATTGTGCCTCTAAGCACGGGGTGCTTGGCTTCCAGCGGGCAGTGAAATGGGAGCTGCGGAGGAAGGGCATCAAGGTGTCAACCATCTTCCCTGCCCGGGTGGACACGGACTTTTTTGGGTCCTACAGCCGGCAGCCCACCCGCTGGCAGACGTTGCCTGCCCGCTCACTGGGCCGCTACATTGTTGCGGTCGCTTCAGGCTCTTGGCTTGTCCGGGCCGTGGCCCGTAGCGGCCTGCTCGTCAGGCGCCTGGCAGCGCTTTTTTCCATCCGGTAGTGTCGGCCGCCGGGCATTAATCGCCACCGGGAAATGGATTCGCTTGCCATCAGGCCGGCCAGGACAGAAATTGGGGACCATGCACCTCACGCCACCCTATAAGGCCGCCGCCCTTGCGAGCCTGGCGCTAGTGCTCGTGTTATCGCCAAGCACGGGCACGGTGGCCGCAGAAAAGGGTGCCGCAGCCACAGCCGCCACCGCCCGCTCCCAGTCCTCGCAGAAGAATATGACGCTCCTGGGAAACTGGAACGGGCGCGAATTACAGGGAGGTTCCGGCTACGGTGATATCTGGGGCTATACCGATAGTATCACGGGCCGGGAGTACGCGCTTTTGACAGTCAGAGATGCAGGTCTTAGCATTATCGATATATCCGCGGATT contains these protein-coding regions:
- a CDS encoding NAD-dependent epimerase/dehydratase family protein — translated: MATIAEAEIRVYRRSARAYIDTVTGGTILLTGGCGFLGQYLMQYLLDAFPDAQIRIIDLVANPYARIDFSAESRVRTRLGVDICNLASIQDACLGVDVVVNLASLISVSIREDSLLAKVNVLATRNVLAAARTGGADLFIQVSSVAALGYNNDPLNPVDEAFELDWSIARKKLILHSLQVPSRR
- a CDS encoding SDR family oxidoreductase; its protein translation is MALLRGKIVVITGASSGMGAEAAKAFGLKGARVVLAARRLERLQTVCEEIESAGGQCLAVPTDVSREGDVTQLFATVEQHFGPANILVNSAGRGLQARLLDTDYDQWQSVINTNLTSVYLCTRAAVKQMVANGVRGHIVTVASIAALYSAPGYVAYCASKHGVLGFQRAVKWELRRKGIKVSTIFPARVDTDFFGSYSRQPTRWQTLPARSLGRYIVAVASGSWLVRAVARSGLLVRRLAALFSIR